The genomic region GCTAATATTGAGCAGAATGGTCGGATCACGGAAGGACAACAGACCGCGCGGACGCCAGAGCATAATGGCAACAATACCTGCCCCGAAGATCAGCATGCGATATTCGGCCAGTTCACGGAACATTTCCGGGAAACCGATCATCACAATTGCTGCCAACACGACGCCGATCTGGCTGCCCATGCCGCCCAGAACCACAATCGCAAGAATCACAGCCGATTCAAGGAAGGTGAAGCTTTCCGGGCTGATGAAGCCCTGACGGGTTGCAAAGAACGCACCGGCAAAACCACCAAACATCGCGCCGATGGCAAATGCCGACAGCTTGGTGTTGGTCGGGTTGATGCCAAGCGAACGGCAGGCAATTTCATCCTCGCGAAGCGCTTCCCAGGCACGCCCGATCGGCAGTTTGCGCAGACGCAGGGTCACGAAGTTGGTCACCAGTGCCAGCACAAGGATCAGGTAGTACAGGAAGATCAGACGATGCATGGACGAGTATTCCATGCCGAACAGCTCGTTAAAGCCAATCGTCCCTTCCGGAACACGCCGCGAAAAATCGGCCAGCCCAAAGAAGCTCGGACGTTCAATCGACGAAATTCCGTCCGGACCACCGGTAAGGTCATACCAGTTGATCAAAACAACACGAATGATCTCGCCAAAGCCCAGTGTCACGATCGCAAGATAGTCACCGCGGAGACGCAGAACCGGGAAGCCGAGGATAATCCCGAAGCTTGCCGCAAAGATACCGGCCAGCGGCAGGCACAGCCAGAAGCTCAGATCGAAGTTCTGTGACAGCAATGCATAGGAGTACGCCCCGACCGCATAGAATGCCACATAGCCCAGATCCAGAAGACCGGCCAGACCAACCACAATGTTCAGGCCCCACCCCAGCATGATGTAAATCATCACAAGGGTCGCAAGGTCGATTGCGGAACGGTCTTCGCCAAAGATGAACGGGAAAATGATAAAGAAGATAATCCCGATCAGACCGATTTTCTTGGTGTTCGAACGATACGCCAACTGGATTTTGGACGACAGTTTGGCGCTTTCATCGACATCAGCCGCGGTCTTGTCTTTCATCGTGAAATAGGCCGTGGCAAAAATTATCGCCACAAACGCGATACCAACGATGGTGCTGACGACACTTGAAAACACCATGTCGAGGAAGACCGGCGAAACCCAGCGGTCATCAAGTTCGCGGAAACGTACGAACATTTCAAAAACGGCAACGGCAGAAAGCGTAATCAGAACGGCTTGGCCAAGACGTGAAATGTTCTCGCGGCGGAAAATCAGGCCAAGACGACCAATCACGGTTGCACCGATTGCAATCAGGACAAGATCCCAACGCACGGCCAGTTCCAGACCGGTCGGACGGTCAACCGTCTCGACACCAAGGAGCATGACCGACATCAACAGCGCAATCACGGCAAAGAACGCAAGTTCCTTGACCACTTCCGAGCCATTGGTACGAGAAGAAGCAAATGCAGCAGACATCAGACTTTCTCCACCTCCGGCTTGCCGAGCAGACCCCACGGACGGAAGATCAGCACAAGAACCAGAATGCCAAACGTTGCGACATCCTTGTATTCAATCGTGAGATACCCCGACCAGAAAGCCTCGATCAGACCGATCAGAAGACCACCAAGCATTGCGCCCGGCAAAGATCCGATACCGCCAAGAACGGCTGCGGTGAACGCCTTAACACCGGCAAGGAAGCCGATATAGAAGTCGATCACGCCGTAATACAACGTCACCATCATCCCCGCGACCGATGCCAGGGCAGCACCCATGACAAACGTGGTCGAGATGGTGCGGTCGACGTTAACACCCAACAGGCCTGCCATTGTACGGTCCTGCTCACAGGCACGCTGTGCGCGGCCCAGGGACGTTTTGGCAATCAGCAGCGAGAAGACAACCATCAGCACAAATGTCAGAACGATAATCACGATCTGCATATAGCTGAGCTGAACGTCGAAATTCGCGCTTTCCATCAGGGTAATGCCGCCCTCAACAAGTGGCTGCATCGGTTTCACGCGCGCGCCCTGCGAAATCTGAACGAAGTTCTGCAGGAAGATGGACATGCCGATGGCAGAAATAAGGGCTGCCAGACGGAATGAGCCGCGCAGCGGCCGATATGCAACCCGTTCCACGCCCCAACCATAGACAGAGGTCAGAACCATTGAAACGAACAGCATCAAAAGAAGGGTAAGAGGTAGAATTCCGCTGATACCGGCAGCCTGACAGATCAGGAAGGTAATCAGGGAATGGAACGCACCGATCATATAGATCTCACCGTGCGCAAAGTTGATCATGCCAATAATGCCATAAACCATCGTGTAACCGATGGCGATCAGACCATAAATGGCCCCCAGCGTCAGACCATTGATCAATTGTTGTAGGAAATAAGCCCAATCCATTGCACAACCTTAGATTTGGCACAGACATACAAGGACTTCGCCAGATCAGCAGAAGGTATCAATTCACACACAGATGTAATGATTGGATGAGACACTGTCTCCCCATAGCCCCCTGGCAAACCCGCAAAGCCTCCGTCTTATTGTTATCGGGTAACCCCCGGTTTTAACCCTCTATGCCGGTCATTCTTTTTGCGACCATTACATAAAGAGCGCGATTAGAGCGAGGACATTAGACACACGATTTCAAACCCTGCAAGCCGCTTTGACATTTTAGTGAAAATCACCAAAACAGGATTTGAAATTGGCATAAAACACTGACTTCGAAAGTCACCCACGCTTTATATTGTATAAATTATCCCTTTTTGAGAACGTATTCAAGTTTTTGTGCAGCAACGCGCTTCAGTTGTTCCGGATTCCGGCTGACAGGTCCGGCAACAGTCACTTCCACGCCTGTTTTGCCATCAATGGCCGTACACCGCAGATAGGTGCCGACTTGCCGAAGCTCAAAATAAATTTCGTTCGAGGTGTTATAGCGTGAGGTCATTGATGCACTGCTGTTATCAAAAATGGACTTGTCTATTGTGCTCCCATTTTCAGACAACGCAACATATAACAAAACGGGCCCGGAAATCCGGACCCGCTCGTTTGGTACTGCTTCTGGGTGCTTCTATTTCTCGCCATCCAGCATTTTAACGATGGCTGAAAAGTCCATGCCACCGTTGCCGCCATTGGAATAAAGCGCATAAAGGCTTTCGGCCAACGCCCCCATCGGGGTTGTTGCGCCAGATGCCGCTGATGCCTGCTGGGCAAGCTTCAAGTCTTTCAGCATCATATCCACCGCAAAGCCCGGCTGATAATCGCGGTTGGCCGGGGACGTCGGTACCGGCCCCGGGACCGGGCAATAACTTGTCAAAGCCCAGCACTGACCCGATGCCTTTGAAGACACCTCAAACAGTTTCTGGGCATCCAGTCCAAGGCGCTTCGCCAGCATGAAGGCCTCGGACACTGCAATCATGCTGACACCAAGCACCATGTTGTTGCAGATCTTCGCCGCCTGCCCTGCACCGCTGTCACCGGCATGAATGATATTGCAGCCCATGCCCGCCAAAATGGGCTGCGCACTGGCAAAGTCCGCCTCAGATCCACCGACCATGAATGTCAGGGTACCTGCCGCCGCACCGGCCGTCCCGCCAGAGATCGGGGCATCAACAACCCCAAGACCAGCCCCACGGGCCAGCTCGGCTGCCTTGCGGGCCGAGTCCACATCTATTGTCGAACTGTCGATCAGAACTGTACCCGGCTTGGCATGTGCAATGATACCGTCCAGTCCATCATAAACGCCAAGCACGTGCTTGCCCGCGGGCAAAACAGTGACAACAAATTCGACATCGCTGGCCGCTGCACCCACCGATGCCGCCTTTGAGGCACCGGCCTCCACGGCCTTTGCCACCGCATCCGCCGACAGATCAAAGACCTTGACCGCATGTCCGGCCTTCACAAGGTTGGCCGCCATTGGGCCGCCCATATTGCCCAGACCAATAAAACCGATATTCGCCATTTGAAGTCTCCTCTGACACCCTATCTGGGTGTTTTGTTCTGATTTATGGTGATCTGGCAGGGTGATGTTCCCTGTCCAATAGCCTAAAGATTAAGCTCTTTGTCTTTTGGCAGTTTTTCGAAATATTCCGCCACTTCGCGTGGATCGACCTGACCGATATCACCATGCTGCCATTTCGGCGCATGATCCTTATCGACAATCACCGCCCGCACACCTTCAAACAGGTCCGGCTTGCACACCATGCGCTGAGACAGGCGATATTCCATGTTCAGGACCTCTGCCAGCGACATATCGCCCCCCTGACGGATTTGTTCGAAACTGACGCACAGCGATGTCGGCGATTTGCCCAGCAACGTCTCAAGCGTCTCTGTGCCAAATGCACTGGCCGTATTCCGCAAGGCTTCAAATATCGCCGCAACACTGTCGCCAGCAAAGCAGTGATCGATCTCGCTGCGAATTTCTGAAAGTGACGCTGAACCGAACGGCGTTTCATGCTTGTTCAGGATATCATCGGCAATGGCAAAGCCATCACCGTCCCACGCCGCATTTGCCAGCGCCCCCTTAATGGCATCCAGTTTCGCACTTTCCGCCCCATGGGTTGCGAGTCCGGCATAAAGACAATCTGCTGCCTTGATCCGCGCCCCGGTCAAACCAAGATACATCCCTATTTCGCCAGGACACCGCGGCAGGAAATAGCCCCCGCCGACATCCGGGAAAAATCCAATACCGGTTTCAGGCATGGCAAAAAGCGTGCGTTCGGTCACAACCCGGAACCGGCCATGAATTGAAACCCCGACACCACCGCCCATGGTAATCCCGTCCATCAGGGCGATATAGGGCTTTGGATAGGTCGCGACATAGTGGTTCAGGTGATATTCCCGACGATAAAATGCATCAAGCATCTCTTCGTCATCAACCTTGCGGGCATCATAAAGACCACGAATGTCGCCACCTGCGCAGAATGCCTTTTCGCCGACCCCTTCAATGACAACGACTTTCACCGATGGATCCTGTTCCCAGGATTTCAGCTGCGCCATCATCATGTCGACCATCACCAGATCAAGCGCATTAAGCGCCTTGGGACGGTTCAACAGGATACGCCCAACCGGACCATCCTGCGAAAACAGAACGGGGGCTTCGGCGCCAGTTTCCGATGAATTTGATGCAGTACTCATAACCTAGTCTTTCAGGGCTGCACGCGCGATGATCAGGCGCATGATTTCATTCGTACCTTCAAGGATCTGGTGCACTCGCAGATCGCGCAAAAGTCGTTCAATAGGATATTCGCGAATATAACCATATCCGCCATGAAGCTGCAGTGCTTCGTTGCAGACATTAAAACCGATATCTGTCGCAAACCGCTTTGCCATGGCACAGAACTGTGTGGCATCGTCGGTCTTGTGATCAAGCTTCCATGCCCCTTTATGAAGCATCAGCCGCGCCGCTTCGAGTTCGGTTACCATATCGGCGAATTTGAACTGCAACGCCTGAAACTGATCAAGGCTTTTGCCAAACTGCTTGCGCACTTTCATGTGCTCGCGCGCATGCTCCATCGCCGCACGCGCCCCACCGATCGAACAGGCCGCAATGTTCAGCCGTCCACCATCAAGGCCCTTCATGGCGAATTTGAAACCTTCGCCCTCTTCGCCCAAACGGTTTTCGACCGGCACCTTGCAGTTACTGAAGATAACGGCTGCGGTCGGCTGACTGTTCCAGCCCATTTTTTCTTCAAGCTTGCCAAATGAAAGCCCCTCGGCGTCCTTCGGCACAATGAAGGTCGAAATGCCTTTCGGGCTCTCATCGCCGGTGCGCGCCATTACAACATAGATGTCGCTGCGCGATCCGCCGGAAATAAACGCCTTCTCGCCATTCAGGATATAATGATCGCCATCCCGTTCGGCCCGGGTGCGAAGCGACCCGGCATCTGATCCTGCCCCCGGCTCGGTCAGGCAATAACTTGCGAAATGTTCCATGGTGACAAGTTTGGGCAGATATTTCGCCCGTTGCGCATCATCGCCAAACGTATCGATCATCCAGCAGGCCATATTATGGATCGAAATATACGCCGCTGTTGACGGACAAGCTGCCGCAAGCTCTTCAAAAATGACCGCAGCATCAAGGCGCCCAAGACCTGTGCCACCATGTTCTTCGCCGGTATAGATCGCGGCAAAACCAAGTTCGGCTGCCTTGCGCAGGGTTTCTTCGGGAAATGTATGATTGGCATCCCAGTCGCCAGCATAGGGCGCCATTTCATTCTGCGCGAAATCCCGCGCAGCCTCGGCAAATGCCTGCTGATCTTCAGACAGGTTGAATTCCATTGGATCGCCGCCTCTTTTGCTTTTGTATTTTCCCTTTACGTAAACGTGAAATCGGCCTCTTGTCAATTCATTCGGTATAATCGTACCGAATTATCATAATTGTAATCACGGGTACTCGGTTCTCTATCCTTTCGGCAAATGTTTCTTGCGAATACCGGGTCGCTGCGCATACCCTCCTCACCTCAGCAATCACAATAAATCAGGGAAACATCCATCATGTCTTCGACCAAGCCGGAAACCATTGTCCTTCACGCCGGTTATCGTGCGGAACCGACAACCGGTTCTGTCGCCGTGCCGCTGTATCAAACCACCAGTTATGAGTTCCGCGACACCCAGCATGCCGCAGATCTTTTTGCGCTCAAGGAACTGGGAAACATCTATACCCGCCTGATGAACCCGACCAATGACGTGCTTGAACAGCGCGTGGCTGCCCTTGAAGGTGGTGCTGCGGCTGTCGCACTGGCATCGGGTCAGGCTGCATCGACCTTCTCGATCCTGAACATCGCGCAGGCGGGCGACAACATCGTCAGCTCCACCGACCTTTACGGTGGCACCTGGAACCTGTTTGCCAACACCTTCAAACAGATGGGCATCGAAGTCCGCTTTGCTGACCCGGCCGATCCGGAAAACTTCCGTCGCCTTGCCGATGACAAAACGCGCGCCTTCTACGCCGAAACCCTGCCCAACCCGAAACTACAGGTCTTCCCGATCCGCGAAGTTGCCGATATCGGTGATGATCTGGGCATTCCGCTGATCGTTGATAACACCGCAGCCCCGGTGATCTGCAAACCGATCGAACATGGCGCAAGCATTGTCATGTATTCGACAACCAAATTCATTGCCGGTCATGGCACATCGGTTGGCGGGATCGTGGTTGATTCGGGTAAGTTCGATTGGGAAAAACATGCAAAACGCTTCCCGCTTCTGAACGAACCAGACCCCAGCTATCACGGTGCCGTCTGGACCGAGGCAGTCAAACCGATTGGCCCGGTGGCCTACGCGATCAAACTGCGTTGCACCCTTCTGCGTGATGTTGGCGCGGCTGCGTCTCCGTTTAATTCGTTCCAGACCATTCAGGGCATGGAAACCTTGCCGCTTCGCATGGAACGGCATTGCGAAAACGCGCTCAAGGTCGCCGACTTCCTGGCATCCCACCCGAAAGTCACCAAGGTCATCCATCCCAGCAAACAGGATGGCGAAGCCCGCCGTCGCGCGGACAAATACCTTAAAGGCGGTTTGGGTTCACTGATGGGCTTTGAACTGGCAGGCGGCAAAGACGCCGGCGAGAAATTCATCAACTCGCTGGAGCTGTTCTACCATGTCGCCAATATCGGCGATACGCGATCCCTTGCCATTCATCCGGCGACGACGACTCACAGCCAGCTTTCCGAGAAAGACCGTCTGTCATCAGGCGTGACCGACGGCTATGTCCGCCTGTCGATTGGCATCGAACATATTGATGACATTCTGGCGGATTTGACGCAGGCACTTGATAAAGCCTGATCAGCCGACACATCGCCCTATTTTAAAGAACCGGCCAGACAATTGTCTGGCCGGTTTTTTGTTGACGGTTTTGCATGCGCGCGATAACCAATATCGGCAATACATGCATAACATGCAAAACAGGCATACAGATGTCGAGCGTTTCAAGCCGTCAGGACGAAATCCAGAAACTCCTGCGCAGCCAGGGCACCGTTCATATCCATGATCTGGCCGCCCTCTTTCACGCATCCCTTGATACGATCCGGCGTGATCTGCGCCAGATGGAGGAAGATGGTTATTTGCGTCGCATTCATGGGGGTGCCGTTCTGCCCAATACGGCATCTGAAAGCTATGCTGACCGCGCACAGGAACTGCAACCCGAGCGGACTACGATTGCCCAAAAGGCCGCACGCGAACTGATCCCTGATGATTGCGTGGCGTTTTTTGACAGCGGCACCACCATCTGCGAAGTCGCGCGCAACCTCAAACCTTCCTTTCGCGGAACAGTCATCACGGTCAATCCGATGATCGCGGTCGAACTTGCCGATCACCCTCATGCCAACGTCATCATGTTGGGCGGCACGTTGCGAAAACAGGACATGGTGGTGTGCGGCCCGACGACCCTTGATCAACTCAGAAACTTTAATGCCGATATCGCACTGCTTGGCACCTGCGCGCTTCACCCCGAGGCTGGCCTTTCGACCAGCAGCACCGAAGAACGCGCGACCAAGGCGGCCATGATCGCCCAATCGGCCGAGGTCATTGCCATCACCACCGCCGATAAACTTGAAACCAGTTTGCCGCACCGGGTCTGCGACATTGATGCGATTTCCCATCTGGTCACCGGGCGCAAACTGTCAAACGGTTATCTTGCCAATTACACCCGGCGTGGTTTGAACGTCATTCAGGCCTAAACGCCTGCCCTCGCCTTGCGGAGAAACTCGTTAAATGCAAACCCACGCCACTGCCCATAACCGGGTGCGCGCCATCTTCTTTTTGCATGGTGCCGCTTTTTCAAGCTGGGTGCCGCATATCCCGCTGGTGCAGGAACGTCTTGGCCTTGGCCATGACGAACTTGGCGGCATTTTGCTGGCGGCGGCCATCGGGGTACTTGCCGTGATGCCGATCGCCGGAAGACTGGCAGACCGGTTTGGCAGCGAACGCGTGGTGCGCTATTCGGGGCTGTTTTATTTTATCGCGGTTGGCCTGCCCGCCTTTATGCCCGATTATCTCAGCATTTCGATCGCGATGTTCGCACTGGGCTTTTCCGGTGCCTTTCTGGATGTCGCGATGAATGCCAATGGACTGCAGGTCGAGCGCGTCAAGGGTCGCAGCATCATGTCAGGATTACATGGTTTCTGGAGTCTCGGCGGTTTTGTCGGAGCGGGGATTGCCGCCGCCTGGTTCGCCCTGCCCATTGGCAATGAATTCCATCTGCCAATCGTTCTCTCGCTGTTTCTGATCGCGCACATTATCGCACAAGCGGGACTTCTTTCGGATCAGGCGGCAACGGAACATCTGTCTGGCCCGAAGGATGCCAGCCAAACCGCAGCCGCAAAGACCAAGGATCGCAATCTGTTCCTGATGCTGTTGCCGTTCGGGGTCTGTGCCTTCATAGGGCAGTTCGGTGAAGGTGTCCTGACCGACTGGGCGACGGTGTTTATGAATTCCGAACTGTCGTCCGGCCCGACATTGGCCGCCGTCGGCTTTGCCATCTATTCCTTTGCCATGGCCGCTACCCGCCTGTCCGGTGATGCACTGGTCACCCGGTATGGTCGCGTGCCGGTATTGCTGACAAGTTCGGTACTGGCATCCCTTGGCACCCTTATTTTGACCCTGTCCCCCAATATCGTTGTCGCCTGGATCGGCTGCGGGATTGCCGGTATGGGGCTTGCGGTGATCCTGCCGCTATTGCTGTCTGCGGCATCCCAGACAACGGGCAAAGGTGGTGGTGCGGTTGTATCGATCATTGCCGCAACCGGCTATTCCGCCATCATGGCCGGGCCACCGGTGATCGGTGCCATTGGTGAAGCCCTCGGACTGGTCACGGCCTTTGCCCTGACATCAGCATTCCTTGCCATGATTATCCCGGTTTACCTGTTAACCATGCGCAGGCGTTGGCAAATTGCGGCCAATGGTTGATCAACGGCGCAATCTGTCCCATAAATTGCCCAGCCTCACAGTATAGAGAACAGATCATGGTCAACAAATTCGCCTATGGCACCTTCCCCAGCACCCGGCAGCGCCGCAACCGCATGACCGACTGGTCGCGCCGCATGGTCGCGGAAACGCGGTTGACCTCCCATGATCTGATCCTGCCTGTCTTTGTCATTGATGGCAAAAACGAACGCACGCCGATCCCGTCCATGCCCGGCGTTGAACGCCAGTCGGTCGATATCTTGGTCGAAACCGCCAAACACGCCGAAAAGCTCGGCATTCCGGCCCTTGCCCTGTTTCCCTATATCGATGCCAGCCTGAAAACCAAGGACGCCCGCGAAGCCTATAACCCCGACAACGTCGTGTGCCGCGCGGTCAAGGCGATCAAGGATGCCTGCCCCAATCTGGGCGTGATCACAGACGTCGCGCTGGATCCTTTCAACGCCGACGGGCAGGACGGCATTGTGGTCGATGGTCAGATCCTTAATGACGAAACGACCGAGGCCCTTGTCCGTCAGGCGCTTGTGCAGGCACAGGCAGGGTGTGACGTGGTTGCACCGTCCGACATGATGGATGGCCGCATTGGCGCGATCCGCAAAGTCCTTGAAGAATCGAGCCTCAAGAACGTTCAGATCATGGCCTATTCGGCCAAGTACGCATCTGCCTTCTATGGTCCGTTCCGTGATGCAATCGGCTCGGCCAGCGCGCTTGGCAAGGCCGACAAGAAAACCTATCAGCTGGATCCGGCCAACAGCGATGAGGCCATGCGCGAAGTCGCCTATGACCTTGATGAAGGTGCAGACTCGGTCATCGTCAAACCGGGCCTGCCCTATCTTGATGTGCTTTATCGCGTCAAACAGGAATTCGGCGTGCCGGTCTTTGCCTATCAGGTATCGGGCGAATACGCGATGATGCGTGCCGCCGGGCAGAATGGCTGGCTTGATTATATTGGCTGCGCCATTGAAACCCTGTCCTGCTTCAAGCGTGCCGGGGCATCCGGTGTTCTGACCTATAGCGCGATTGAAGTCGCCGAGGCACTGGAAGGCTGATTTCACCGCCGCCAAGGCAAGTAAGAAAAAAGGGCCTCAATCGAGGCCCTTTTGTTTTGGGAGGCGAACCTCAAATCATGCGGACTTTGCCGCGATGCCATCCTCATCATCTTCAATGCCATGGCCAATCGCCCGCGCGCAGAAATGCGGACGCAGGCCGGACCGGGCAAACACGCCTTCGATATCCTGCCCATCAAGGAACCCGCCCTGATGGACCAGAAGGGTTTTGATGCCCGACGCCAATCCACCCAGCACATCGGTATGCACCGTATCGCCCACCATCAACACACGGCTGCGATCAACACCGGGATGGCGTTTCAGGACTTCCTCAAACACATGGTGATACGGTTTGCCAACACATTGCGGCATGACACCGGATGCATCGCCCGCCAGATGCGCGAAGTACCCCGACTCAACCGAAAGGAAATCGCCCATCGGCGCACAGATATCGGGATTACCGACCAGAACCGGCCGCGGATTATCCTTAAGGCTCTGCTCCAGAAGCGCTTGCTGGGTATCGGTCCAACTATCGGAGTCAATCAACAGGAAGCCGCCAACCGCATCATAAAGCGCAGGGTCACTGCCAAGCGGCTGGACCCGACCGGGCAGAATGTCAAACGGCCAGTCGGTCGGCGCCATTGCCCCCCAATGGCTGATGTCGGCATATTCGCCCATCAGCGGGGCCACAAACTGCTGGCTGCTGATCAGGCTGTTATTGTCAAAATCAAAGCCGCGTTTGCGATGACGCGCCAGAATGGCCTCGCCGGAGCTTGAGGCATCATTGGTGACAACCGCAATCTTCTTGCCCATTTCCTGCAAGGTCGCGACCGTTTTGACCGCACCGGGAATGGCACTTTGTCCGCTATTGAGTACGCCAAAGGCATCAAACACGATCAGATCAAACTGATCGGCAATCGCCAAAAGATTATCGACATAATCGGTTGCTTTGGGCACGGCATCGGGTGCGACCTGTGGCAGACGCGGTGCATAGCGCAAATAGGCATCCAGGGCCTGCGCAAAATCCAGTTGCAACCGATTGGCACTCATCGTCATTTCTCCCACACGAACGGCACGTTATTAAAATTCTGGCGTATTCAAACCGATTAGCGCGTTAATTACACCCAAAATTATTCGCAACACCACAAACGCGGATAATCAACCAGAACACATCACGCAACTTCATTACCCATGCATCACACGCATAGCAATAAATAGTATCAAATCTGCGTCAGCCATCCACTTTAGAACAGTTAACGAGAGATTTCAGGGATTTCTGCGCTTTTCAATCCGCAGACATGCAAAAAATGCATTGGATTATATCCGCAATCACCCTTAGATTGCCCTCACGAAATGAATAGGACGTATCGACTGATGAATGCGCCACCAAGCAGTTGATCATTCGATACATCCCATGCAAACCGACACGTCAAACCAGCTAACTATTCCTGTGTGGAATATCTCGGTGAGAACATGCCGGTTAACTGAACAGACGCCGAATAATCGGCCGGTTTGAAATAGGTGATGAAATGATCGTAACCAAGATTTTTGCTTTCCTTCGCGCTCTGCGCGTTCAGTACCAGACCCAGAATGCGCTGCGTAAGCTTGATACGCGCGAACTGGCAGACATCGGTCTGAACCGCGACATGATCGACGATGTTGCACACCGTGTTGCTTTCGGTCGCTAAGCCACGACCGTAGCGTCCATGAGGAAGACCCCGACAGTATCTGTCGGGGTTTTTCTTTGTCCGGATTTTGGGATCGCCGCTAAAAGATCCGCTTTGCCTGCTTCTTCTTAGTTGGCAAACAGGACCTTGTGCTCTTCACGAAGCACATTTTTCTGCACCTTGCCCATCGCATTACGTGGCAGTTCATCGACAAAGAACACGCGCTTGGGCACCTTGAAGTTGGCAAGCTCGGACTTTATCGCGGCAATCACGCCCTCTTCGCTTAAGCCACCTTTTTCTTCCGGCACGATCACAGCAACGACCGCTTCACCAAAGTCGGGATGTTGGACGCCAATCACAGCACTTTCAACAACCCCCTCCATTTTGTCGATCAGGGTTTCGATTTCCTTGGGATAAACGTTAAACCCGCCGGAAATAACCAGATCCTTGGCCCGCCCGACAATATGGACATAGCCCTTGGCGTCGATCTTGGCGATATCACCGGTGATAAAGAACCCGTCTTTGCGGAATTCCTCGGCGGTTTTTTCGGGCATCTGCCAATAACCGGCAAATACGTTCGGTCCGCGCGCTTCAAGAACGCCGATCTCATCGACGCCCAGAACATTGCCATCCTCATCGCAAACCCGCACCTCGACATCGGGCAATGCCGGACCAACCGTATGAACGATGCGTTCGCCATCCAGCGGATTGGATGTCGCCATGCCCATCTCCGTCATGCCGTAACGTTCCAACAACGCCTTGCCGGTCCGCTCTTGGAACGCGGTAAAGGTTTCAGGCAAAAGCGGTGCTGACCCTGAAATGAACAACCGCATGTTTGCCGTCAAGTCCTTGGTGAAATCATCCCCCGACAACAAACGAACATAGAATGTCGGAACGCCCATCATCACGGTGCTGCGTGGCAAAAGCGCCATCACCTGATCGCGATCAAACTTCGGCAGGA from Thalassospira indica harbors:
- a CDS encoding malonate--CoA ligase produces the protein MTNSLFMRIRDRFPADLSSVLIETPDGKTYSYGDADAASARIAGLLTSFGAKKGDRVAVQVDKSPEALFLYLGCIRAGLVYLPLNTAYQAGELAYFMDNASPVIFVCQPHREDEVKAIADEQGVAHVLTLGMQSEGSLMDGAASQSSDFAPIACEDDELAAILYTSGTTGKPKGAMMTQMNLWSNASTLEKLWGFKGDDTLLHALPIFHTHGLFIACHCVMLSGSKMFFLPKFDRDQVMALLPRSTVMMGVPTFYVRLLSGDDFTKDLTANMRLFISGSAPLLPETFTAFQERTGKALLERYGMTEMGMATSNPLDGERIVHTVGPALPDVEVRVCDEDGNVLGVDEIGVLEARGPNVFAGYWQMPEKTAEEFRKDGFFITGDIAKIDAKGYVHIVGRAKDLVISGGFNVYPKEIETLIDKMEGVVESAVIGVQHPDFGEAVVAVIVPEEKGGLSEEGVIAAIKSELANFKVPKRVFFVDELPRNAMGKVQKNVLREEHKVLFAN